The Dethiosulfovibrio peptidovorans DSM 11002 genome has a window encoding:
- a CDS encoding GNAT family N-acetyltransferase gives MKSKSDGVSSMTLDVDGFFDRFFGPEGNDTDHSFVAVEKGAPVGLILGGVRRFDGYRNMRCGTLCVPPEIRGTGISGRLFELFLENAMEIGCERLSLEVLADNERAIRFYERRGYERKNKLLYFGRSTGNMIDSPSRPPVGVDVVETDVSIARECREGIPSVHINWQNEADYFCSDRTSRCFTAYEGGEMIGATVISGSGKVYFLWVSDSCRREGIGRNLLYRGVDAVRPEKLSISMPDNIDIRPFLDETGFVKESVEQYEMFRMV, from the coding sequence GTGAAATCGAAGAGCGATGGTGTATCATCGATGACTCTGGACGTCGACGGTTTTTTCGACAGGTTCTTCGGTCCTGAGGGCAACGATACGGACCACTCTTTCGTAGCGGTCGAAAAAGGAGCGCCTGTCGGGCTGATATTGGGTGGTGTCAGGCGATTCGACGGATATCGAAACATGAGGTGCGGTACTCTATGCGTTCCTCCCGAGATTCGGGGAACCGGGATCAGTGGACGTCTTTTCGAGCTTTTTCTGGAGAACGCGATGGAGATAGGGTGCGAACGTCTCAGCCTGGAGGTCCTGGCGGACAACGAAAGAGCCATCAGGTTTTACGAGAGGCGAGGCTACGAGAGGAAGAACAAGCTGCTTTACTTCGGCAGGTCGACGGGAAATATGATTGATAGTCCTTCTCGTCCCCCCGTCGGCGTCGATGTGGTGGAGACGGATGTCTCGATCGCGAGGGAATGTCGAGAGGGTATTCCCTCGGTCCATATCAACTGGCAGAACGAGGCGGATTATTTTTGTTCCGATAGGACCTCCCGGTGTTTCACCGCATACGAAGGGGGCGAGATGATCGGTGCGACGGTGATATCAGGCTCGGGAAAGGTCTATTTCCTCTGGGTGTCGGATTCTTGCAGGAGGGAGGGAATAGGACGGAATCTCCTCTACCGTGGGGTCGATGCGGTCCGCCCGGAAAAGCTGAGCATCAGTATGCCAGATAACATAGATATCCGTCCTTTCCTAGATGAAACGGGCTTCGTCAAGGAGTCGGTAGAACAGTACGAGATGTTCAGGATGGTTTAG
- a CDS encoding aminotransferase class I/II-fold pyridoxal phosphate-dependent enzyme, translated as MKIRSFKLERYFARYEFSAKHIMSASDCESMTVAELMALGGDETMEAWKDLRLNYTEPKGHPDLLAGIADRYDGIGPENLITLVPEEGIFLAMNALLEQGDHVIALSPIYQSLLEIPRSIGCTVSEWPIVLEENRWKLDLKRLESLFKPETKLLVVNFPHNPTGFQPTKEEFRRILSLAEERGIWVFSDEMYRGLEPTAGLRLPSAAEIYPKAVSLSGLSKSYGLPGLRMGWLACTDHDLMEKVTCLRDYTTICGSAPSELLSIMALRCADDLMERCRKIVAENGVTAAEFFGKHEDLFRWIPPMAGSIGFPVLNGDFPAEDFFTHVVEKKSLMVLPGSVFGVDENHFRIGLGRKDFSKCCEILEEYLRERG; from the coding sequence TTGAAGATACGCTCGTTCAAGCTGGAGCGGTATTTCGCCAGGTACGAATTCTCGGCGAAACATATAATGAGCGCCTCGGACTGCGAGAGCATGACCGTCGCCGAACTGATGGCCCTCGGGGGCGACGAGACGATGGAGGCCTGGAAAGATCTGCGCCTCAACTACACCGAGCCCAAGGGGCATCCGGACCTGCTGGCTGGAATCGCCGATCGCTATGACGGGATCGGTCCGGAGAACCTGATAACTCTGGTTCCGGAGGAGGGCATATTTCTGGCGATGAACGCCCTTCTGGAACAGGGAGACCACGTGATAGCCCTGTCGCCTATATATCAGTCGCTGCTTGAGATTCCAAGGTCGATAGGATGCACAGTGTCCGAATGGCCCATCGTGCTGGAGGAGAACCGCTGGAAACTGGACCTGAAGCGCCTGGAGTCGCTTTTTAAACCGGAGACCAAGCTGCTGGTTGTCAACTTTCCCCATAACCCCACGGGATTCCAGCCCACGAAGGAGGAGTTCCGAAGGATACTGAGCCTGGCGGAAGAGAGGGGAATATGGGTCTTCTCCGACGAGATGTATCGGGGGCTGGAACCGACCGCGGGGCTTCGGCTGCCATCAGCGGCGGAGATATACCCCAAGGCCGTAAGCCTTTCGGGACTTTCCAAGTCGTACGGACTGCCGGGGCTGAGGATGGGGTGGCTTGCCTGCACCGACCACGACCTGATGGAAAAGGTGACCTGCCTGAGAGACTACACCACGATATGCGGCTCCGCCCCGTCGGAACTCCTGTCCATCATGGCCCTGAGATGTGCCGACGATCTGATGGAACGTTGCAGAAAGATAGTGGCGGAAAACGGCGTAACCGCGGCGGAGTTCTTCGGTAAACACGAGGACCTGTTCCGCTGGATTCCTCCGATGGCCGGATCCATAGGCTTTCCAGTGCTGAACGGAGACTTCCCGGCAGAGGATTTTTTCACCCACGTCGTGGAGAAGAAAAGCCTCATGGTCCTGCCAGGATCGGTGTTCGGGGTCGACGAAAACCACTTCCGAATCGGCCTGGGACGTAAGGACTTTTCCAAATGCTGTGAGATCTTGGAGGAATATCTGAGAGAAAGAGGCTAG
- the cas7c gene encoding type I-C CRISPR-associated protein Cas7/Csd2 — MSLSKKIDFALVFSVDRANPNGDPLNGNRPRIDYEGYGEVSDVCLKRKIRDRLVEDGYSIFVQSDQKKIDGMPSLRKRAESADFGLGKEAFDSKKTKAEDFVKKACGKWLDVRTFGQLFAFGNDNKGGVSIPIRGPMTIQSAFSVEPVSVASIQITKSVSGDGDGSKRGSDTMGMKHRVDHGIYVTYGAISPQLAERTGFSDEDAEVIKRVLPKIFEGDASSARPEGSMSVIKVLWWEHSSKMGSFSSAKVHGTLTVNPDGSYEVDSLEGISLEEIDGF; from the coding sequence ATGAGCTTGAGCAAGAAAATTGATTTTGCCTTGGTATTCTCTGTCGATAGAGCCAATCCTAACGGTGATCCTCTTAACGGCAATCGCCCCAGAATTGACTACGAAGGATACGGAGAGGTTTCCGATGTGTGTCTCAAACGAAAGATACGAGATCGCTTGGTGGAGGATGGATATTCTATATTCGTGCAGTCGGATCAGAAAAAGATAGATGGCATGCCTAGTTTGAGGAAGCGTGCGGAGTCGGCGGATTTCGGTTTAGGCAAGGAGGCTTTTGATTCCAAAAAGACGAAGGCAGAGGATTTTGTTAAAAAAGCCTGTGGAAAATGGTTAGACGTGAGGACGTTTGGACAGCTTTTCGCTTTTGGGAACGATAACAAAGGAGGAGTGTCCATCCCTATACGTGGTCCTATGACGATTCAGTCTGCCTTTTCCGTAGAGCCTGTCTCTGTTGCAAGTATACAGATCACAAAAAGTGTAAGCGGAGATGGGGATGGCTCGAAAAGAGGCTCCGATACGATGGGGATGAAACATCGGGTCGATCATGGAATATACGTGACCTACGGTGCGATCAGCCCTCAGTTGGCGGAGAGAACTGGCTTCAGCGATGAGGATGCCGAAGTGATAAAAAGAGTTCTTCCCAAGATTTTCGAGGGTGACGCCTCTTCCGCTAGGCCAGAGGGATCTATGTCTGTCATAAAAGTTCTCTGGTGGGAGCATTCTTCAAAGATGGGAAGCTTTTCCTCAGCAAAAGTGCACGGAACCTTGACGGTGAACCCCGATGGGTCCTATGAAGTAGATTCTTTAGAGGGTATTTCTCTTGAGGAGATAGACGGTTTTTAA
- the cas8c gene encoding type I-C CRISPR-associated protein Cas8c/Csd1, translating into MSWMGKLYDTYERAMELNLPQEEKPIPEGHVVQNAHINIVLDSEGNFKRASVIGKVPVVLPATEKSAGRTSGEAPHPLADKLQYVAGDYAELGGKKPSYFDGYLEQLKNWRDFLKDHKDIAFSKVNAVYSYVGKGCVIDDLVKESVVWLDSKGKLACSTDQLSDEDQKKASLLRFLPKEKGEFEQGSALVCWTVEISHDLQSNTWKDLEIQRAWRDYLLSQETIKGLCYVTGKDVAIALNHPARLRNSGDKAKLISSNDKDGFTFRGKFFDSKKTIEKEGYQAANVGSSVSQRAHSALRWLIDRQGFKNGDQIVIAWAISGKKVPPPMESLPEFDFDDLGEGACETSDVDIRDMSPDLSSDLGQGFARKLTLYMNGYRSSLSPDESVVIMSIDSATPGRMGITYYRECFAHEYVDRVAQWHSDFAWLQRKGDGGTGRGKYEDWEEFAPAPPLIVGCSYDESLKGNTKFKGFTYERILPAIVESRNIPYDIVASSVRKACAPRRASKKGGADYKEWEKTLGVACALYRGFFRRHENTDKRRYYPVGLDVENRSRSYLFGRLLAIADGIESFALIKSNETRPTSAERLMQRFASHPCSTWRTIELSLQPYMQRLLRSGHGGFITNRKRDLDSVMELFDGADFSSDAPLEGEFLLGFHCQRLELLRKKDKSATDNSEGGNK; encoded by the coding sequence ATGAGCTGGATGGGTAAACTTTACGATACCTATGAAAGAGCTATGGAATTGAACCTCCCCCAAGAGGAAAAGCCGATCCCGGAGGGACACGTAGTTCAAAATGCTCACATAAACATAGTCCTAGATAGCGAGGGGAATTTCAAGCGAGCCAGCGTGATCGGGAAAGTCCCGGTGGTCCTACCGGCGACTGAAAAATCCGCTGGTAGAACCAGTGGAGAGGCCCCCCATCCTTTGGCTGACAAACTGCAATATGTGGCAGGTGACTATGCTGAACTTGGAGGTAAAAAACCCTCGTATTTTGATGGATATCTGGAGCAGCTTAAAAATTGGCGTGATTTTTTAAAGGATCATAAGGATATCGCATTTTCAAAGGTTAACGCAGTGTATAGTTACGTTGGTAAAGGATGTGTAATAGACGATCTCGTGAAAGAAAGCGTGGTCTGGCTGGATTCGAAGGGAAAGCTGGCCTGTAGTACAGATCAACTTTCCGATGAGGATCAAAAGAAGGCTTCTTTATTGAGGTTTTTGCCTAAAGAGAAGGGAGAATTCGAACAAGGAAGTGCCTTAGTGTGTTGGACCGTAGAGATCTCCCATGATCTCCAATCCAACACATGGAAAGATTTAGAGATTCAGCGAGCCTGGAGGGATTATTTATTGTCCCAGGAAACGATTAAGGGCTTGTGCTATGTGACAGGAAAAGATGTTGCCATAGCCCTAAATCATCCGGCGAGGCTTCGTAATTCCGGAGACAAAGCAAAACTCATATCGAGCAACGATAAGGACGGTTTTACGTTTCGAGGAAAGTTTTTCGATAGTAAAAAAACTATCGAGAAAGAGGGCTATCAGGCAGCCAACGTAGGGAGTTCTGTCTCTCAAAGGGCCCACAGCGCTCTCCGCTGGCTCATAGATAGGCAGGGTTTCAAGAATGGAGATCAGATTGTTATTGCCTGGGCAATTAGCGGAAAAAAAGTTCCACCTCCGATGGAGTCTCTGCCGGAGTTTGATTTCGATGATCTAGGAGAAGGGGCATGCGAGACCTCCGATGTGGACATAAGGGACATGAGTCCTGATCTGTCCTCCGATCTTGGGCAGGGGTTTGCCAGAAAGCTGACTCTCTATATGAATGGTTATAGAAGTTCTCTTTCTCCCGACGAGTCTGTGGTCATAATGTCCATCGATTCGGCCACGCCTGGAAGAATGGGCATCACATACTACAGAGAGTGCTTTGCCCATGAATATGTGGATAGAGTCGCCCAATGGCATTCTGACTTCGCCTGGCTTCAGAGAAAGGGCGATGGAGGAACTGGAAGAGGCAAATATGAGGATTGGGAGGAATTCGCCCCAGCTCCTCCTCTTATAGTCGGTTGTTCATACGACGAGTCTTTGAAGGGGAACACGAAGTTCAAGGGATTCACCTACGAGAGGATTTTGCCAGCGATAGTGGAGTCCAGAAATATCCCCTACGACATAGTCGCTTCATCAGTTCGAAAAGCATGTGCTCCTAGGCGAGCCTCTAAAAAAGGTGGAGCTGATTACAAGGAGTGGGAGAAAACTTTAGGTGTCGCCTGTGCCCTTTACAGGGGCTTTTTCAGGCGACATGAGAATACAGACAAAAGGAGGTATTACCCCGTGGGATTGGATGTTGAGAACAGATCGAGAAGTTACCTTTTCGGGCGACTTCTTGCGATCGCCGATGGAATAGAGAGTTTTGCTCTTATCAAGTCCAATGAGACCAGACCAACATCAGCAGAAAGGTTAATGCAGCGTTTTGCCAGTCATCCCTGTTCGACCTGGAGGACCATAGAACTCTCCCTTCAACCCTATATGCAGAGGCTTTTGCGTAGCGGTCATGGCGGATTTATAACCAACAGGAAAAGGGATCTCGACTCGGTGATGGAGCTTTTCGACGGTGCGGATTTCTCCAGCGATGCCCCTCTGGAAGGGGAGTTTCTGCTGGGTTTTCATTGTCAAAGGCTGGAATTGCTTAGAAAAAAAGATAAATCGGCTACCGATAATAGCGAGGGAGGGAACAAGTAA
- the cas5c gene encoding type I-C CRISPR-associated protein Cas5c: protein MPKNSLSFLLWGRYAMFTDPITRIGGEKCSYHIPTYEALKGVLKSIYWKPTIIWYVDKVRVMSSFRTQTKGTKPLKWGGGNDLSIYTFLHEVSYQVVAHFEWNEHRPELAGDRIDGKHYNIAKRSLDRGGRQDVFLGTRDCQGYVEPCVFGEGPGDYDDLDELAFGLMFHGFDYPDETGEEKLYSRFWYPVMEKGIVTFPRPENCPVKRYIRPMEPKSFSEGNNFRNVDEEEHCHELDG from the coding sequence ATGCCTAAAAACAGTCTCAGCTTTTTGTTGTGGGGAAGATATGCTATGTTCACCGACCCTATAACGAGGATAGGTGGAGAAAAGTGCTCGTATCATATCCCCACTTACGAGGCTCTGAAGGGAGTCCTCAAGTCGATATATTGGAAGCCAACGATAATTTGGTATGTCGATAAGGTTAGGGTGATGAGCTCTTTTCGCACTCAGACAAAGGGTACCAAGCCTCTTAAGTGGGGTGGTGGAAACGATTTGTCCATATATACCTTTCTACATGAAGTTTCGTACCAGGTAGTGGCCCATTTCGAGTGGAACGAACACAGACCTGAACTGGCCGGTGACCGTATAGACGGAAAGCATTACAACATAGCTAAGCGATCTCTGGATCGAGGGGGTAGGCAGGATGTCTTTCTAGGGACCAGAGATTGCCAGGGGTACGTGGAGCCATGTGTTTTCGGCGAAGGGCCGGGAGATTATGACGATCTGGACGAACTGGCCTTTGGTCTGATGTTCCATGGTTTCGACTACCCCGACGAGACGGGAGAGGAGAAGCTGTACAGTCGTTTCTGGTATCCGGTTATGGAGAAAGGAATAGTGACCTTCCCCCGTCCGGAGAACTGCCCGGTGAAGAGATATATCCGTCCTATGGAGCCAAAGTCTTTCTCTGAGGGGAATAATTTCCGGAACGTGGATGAAGAGGAGCATTGCCATGAGCTGGATGGGTAA
- a CDS encoding CRISPR-associated endonuclease Cas3'', with amino-acid sequence MVLKDRLVRYLAHVRGGDGWEQPLMDHLRNVGRLSESFAGKIGLGDAGKMIGLLHDLGKYSSSFQNYLLSSSGKINPDSEEYMDPFSKKGKIDHSTAGAKFIWEKLRGVGKCGQGEVCAQIMALCIASHHSGMIDCLSKDDKLVFWDRMDKPDEGTRYSECLSAMENDLKTLLNESLDDSKVNSMVNSFFSYLNKTARFSTGEKYGFSTIGAFNLGMTARFLLSCLVDADRIDSAEFEDPSRKKERLRRRDFDWQTGIDRLERVLDSYKQDSQVNEIRRRISDECLKRADDPQGIYTLSVPTGGGKTLLSLRYAMRHALHHDLHRIIYVVPFTSIIEQNAQEVRSILEGEGDAFPWVLEHHSNIEPERQTWSYKLAAENWDCPVVFTTMVQFLETLFRGGNSRVRRMHMLAKSILVFDEIQSLPIKCTHLFCNALNFLVEQAGSTAVLCTATQPTLDRLSSLGNPGLAEKGELHMAENSELVSDKTSLFDDLRRVSIRNLSRPGGWSKEEIGDLALKRLEDFGNCLVVVNTKTWAKRLFEYCSSETEAEVTFHLSTGQCPAHRKECLSVIRKRLIEGKRVLCISTQLIEAGVDVDFGAVIRFIAGLDSIAQAAGRCNRHGELRDFEGVPMMGDVSIVNPSEEKISTLKDILIGQEKTKRILSEYKEEHKHELKTCEATDYSGLLDPITLYRYFDYFFFERTDEMGYNFSGKGGRDDNLLNLLSLNDRSGLAEFNVNRKNTGKAPLLLQSFKYAGEIFRAIDAPTNSVICPYGEGEKLISKLCSLSIGFEFEEYGALLRRAQQYSVNVFPNVWKRLCNAGAVHEIQEGEGVFYLDKTFYNSDFGLCLEQDAPMEPLIS; translated from the coding sequence ATGGTTTTAAAGGATCGTCTTGTCAGATACTTGGCTCACGTCAGAGGCGGAGATGGATGGGAACAGCCGCTAATGGACCATTTGAGAAATGTCGGAAGGTTGAGCGAGAGCTTTGCAGGGAAAATTGGATTAGGCGATGCGGGAAAGATGATCGGTCTTCTCCATGACTTAGGTAAATACAGTAGCTCATTCCAGAACTACCTGCTTTCGTCCTCGGGAAAGATTAATCCCGACAGCGAGGAATATATGGATCCCTTCTCCAAAAAAGGCAAGATAGATCACTCTACGGCTGGGGCCAAGTTTATATGGGAAAAGCTCCGAGGGGTAGGTAAATGCGGACAGGGAGAGGTCTGCGCTCAGATTATGGCTCTGTGTATCGCCTCCCATCACAGTGGCATGATCGACTGTCTTTCAAAGGACGATAAGCTGGTTTTCTGGGACAGAATGGACAAACCCGACGAAGGTACTCGCTACTCTGAGTGTTTGTCGGCAATGGAGAATGATCTGAAGACCCTTTTGAACGAGAGTCTCGATGACTCTAAAGTAAATTCGATGGTGAACAGTTTTTTTAGTTATCTGAACAAAACCGCCAGGTTTTCTACCGGCGAAAAATATGGTTTTTCCACAATTGGGGCCTTCAACCTGGGAATGACAGCCAGATTTCTCCTCAGTTGTCTGGTGGATGCCGACAGAATCGACAGCGCCGAGTTCGAGGATCCCAGTAGAAAAAAAGAACGTCTGAGACGACGTGATTTCGACTGGCAAACGGGAATAGACCGATTGGAGAGAGTCCTGGATTCCTATAAGCAGGATAGCCAGGTCAACGAGATAAGGCGTCGGATATCCGACGAGTGCCTCAAAAGGGCCGATGATCCCCAAGGAATATATACCCTATCAGTACCCACCGGCGGAGGGAAGACACTGCTCAGTCTAAGATACGCCATGCGACATGCCTTACATCATGATCTACATCGAATCATATACGTAGTTCCTTTCACATCCATCATAGAGCAGAACGCCCAGGAAGTTCGATCGATTCTCGAGGGAGAAGGCGACGCCTTTCCCTGGGTGTTGGAACATCATTCCAATATAGAACCGGAAAGACAGACCTGGAGTTACAAGCTGGCGGCGGAAAACTGGGATTGCCCAGTGGTGTTTACCACTATGGTCCAGTTTCTTGAGACCCTCTTCAGAGGAGGTAATAGCAGGGTTCGACGTATGCATATGTTGGCGAAGAGCATACTAGTGTTCGATGAAATACAGTCTTTGCCCATAAAGTGTACCCATTTATTTTGCAACGCCCTTAATTTTCTGGTGGAACAGGCTGGGAGCACTGCGGTTCTCTGCACGGCTACTCAGCCTACCTTGGATAGGCTCTCCTCTCTAGGGAATCCGGGGTTGGCGGAAAAAGGAGAGCTTCATATGGCCGAAAACAGCGAGCTCGTATCGGATAAAACCTCTCTTTTCGACGATCTTAGGAGAGTCAGCATCAGGAATCTATCTAGGCCCGGGGGCTGGAGCAAAGAGGAGATCGGAGATCTAGCACTGAAAAGGCTGGAAGATTTTGGCAATTGTCTGGTCGTGGTCAATACGAAGACCTGGGCGAAGAGGCTTTTCGAGTATTGCTCCTCAGAGACGGAAGCGGAGGTGACATTCCATCTCAGCACCGGTCAGTGTCCGGCCCATCGTAAAGAATGTTTATCCGTGATACGCAAGAGGTTGATCGAGGGGAAAAGGGTTTTGTGTATAAGCACCCAGCTTATAGAGGCAGGGGTGGACGTGGATTTCGGGGCGGTAATACGTTTTATAGCGGGATTGGATTCCATAGCGCAGGCCGCAGGCCGTTGCAACCGACACGGTGAGTTACGCGATTTCGAGGGAGTTCCAATGATGGGAGACGTCTCTATTGTAAATCCGTCAGAGGAAAAAATTTCCACCCTCAAAGATATTCTCATCGGTCAGGAAAAGACCAAACGGATTTTAAGTGAGTACAAGGAAGAACATAAACATGAGCTTAAGACATGTGAGGCTACGGATTACAGTGGACTATTGGATCCGATCACTCTATACAGGTACTTCGATTATTTCTTTTTCGAACGGACTGACGAGATGGGCTACAACTTCAGCGGTAAAGGTGGTCGGGACGATAACCTGTTGAATCTGCTCTCTTTGAACGATAGAAGTGGTTTGGCCGAGTTCAATGTTAATAGAAAAAACACTGGTAAGGCCCCTCTGTTGTTGCAGTCGTTTAAGTACGCAGGAGAAATTTTTAGAGCTATAGATGCCCCGACCAATTCTGTTATATGTCCTTACGGCGAAGGCGAGAAGTTGATCTCGAAGCTGTGTTCTTTGTCGATAGGATTCGAGTTTGAAGAATACGGAGCTCTTTTAAGGAGGGCTCAGCAATATAGCGTAAACGTGTTTCCAAACGTGTGGAAAAGGCTCTGTAACGCGGGAGCCGTTCACGAAATTCAAGAAGGAGAGGGAGTGTTCTACCTTGATAAAACCTTCTACAACTCCGATTTTGGTCTTTGCCTCGAGCAGGACGCCCCTATGGAGCCGTTGATATCATGA